The nucleotide window attgagcagcagcgccgcacagaGCAGGCGCGACGGGAGGAGATGGCTGCCTACTACCTGCGTGACTCAGCAGACGCAAACGTAGTCGTACCCAAGGATTTTGGtgcctcaccaccgccgccccgcTCCGTGCATCAGATTGAAGGCGATGACGGTCTTGACTCCCATGCTGGCGCGGCGTCCCACCACAACCGACACACGCGTACGCGTCGTCCACAGAAGGTCTTCAGCATCAACCGCCAACTGTCAAAGCCGGCGGACTACGAGAAGAaggtgacgcagctgcgtcgaTCAAACTCACctgaggaagacgaagcgACGCGCAAGTTGCGCAGTATCGACGTTACTCGCGCTCTTGGCGCGGATGAACGTTTGCCGGAGACACTGTCCTAtgagcagcttctccagaagcagcagcagaacagGTGCGGTAACCGCTTGCGCGTAGATGCAATAGCGGCACTTCAGGCCTCTGGGTCGGCCCCAGTTACTCTGTACAACCAGAGTCCACTGCGGTTGTACATGACGGTGACAGGCTGCAAGGTGCGCAGGGACGGCTTTCACCTCAGTTGTGCTGTGGAGTGTGTTAACAGCACAAGCAGCATTGTTGTTCGCGACGTTCAGCTGACACTTGTGCCGACGACCACTGTTGACATGGGGAACGTCGCCCTGCAactggaggcggtggagtcCGAGGTAGCGGAGGACGCGGGTGGTGGCACCTCCCTGACAATAGCCGAGAGGCTGAAGAGTTCCGCGATGGTGCGGGTGCCGATTGTTGTGCGGCTAAGCCGCCTACCCCCGTCTTTTGCAgacgcgccgctgtcgctgaacCTCACCTGGACTGCAGAGCGTAAGCATTGCCAGGCAGCGCTGACACTACTGCTAGAGTATGTCTACTTCACGAAGCCTGTGTTGCCTGGCTCCGTGCTCACCTCTCACGAGTACCTCGAGGAAGTTGTTGGCAAGAGCCTAGCTGCAGCCCCGATAGCCACTGCCTTTCTGCCGTGCAGCAAGACGGCGATCATGACTGGGGTTGTGGCTGCcatgccgcagctgcgcctttcCCCGATTGACGTGTTCAAGGATGCGCTCTCCATGTACGGTCTTCTGCATGGCCGTAAGTCAGAActggcacgcacgcatgtggcggtgctgctgcaggagcaggaggtggaTGGTTCAAAAGGAATTCTAGTGATGGTGCGGTGTCACTACCCCATGTTGAGCAAGGCGCTCATTCTGaagctggcggagctggtgGGTGTACGCTAACAATCTCTGGAACCAGAGATAAAGCGTCCGGTAGGGGGTTGATGGAAAGCCAGTCTATGGAGTTTGTGGTGTTGCTCTGTGCGCACCCGACGGTGCGACTGGTCTACCCGCCGCTGATGTGACTGTAGATAccgatctctctctctctctcggcgcATCTGTGCAGACGTACGTGTGCTGCGCTCCCTTCTTACTGGCTGATATCTTTATGTCTGTCTCTCGTGCCCACGTGTTCATTCCTTGTTGCGCttgagtctctctctctcacactcgCTCTTCACACATGGGTACACACGAAGAGGGAGCCAACGCCGACCCCCACTATCTTCGCTACAACGAAATAAAGGTAGGGATGACAGACGGCAGCTTCAAACAATGCGCATGTGAACCGTTGGTGTGGTGTCTCTCCCGTTAGAGAATGTGCGGAGTTGCTCATTGTGGTCGTGTCGACAAAATGCCATGTGATGTCCTAACCCACTGCAGTCTGAGGTgtgcccctccctcgctgtgTATTGACTGAAACATATGTACGGAAGTAGCGTTGGCAGagcttccttctccctcctcgaaACCGTGaccgcgtctctctctctctctctctctctctgtgtctgcgCATGTTTCAATGCTCGCCCACATCCTTCGCCGCGCCATTATCGtccaccttcttcttcctcccttttccccctctcctttggtTTTTCGCTATTTCCTTCTCTATCCATTGGGCTCTCTCGCACCGAGCATTTCTTTGTCcatcctccctctccccgcctTCCCGCCGCACCTACATCATTTTGGTGCAGCTATGCCTCAATGGTTAGCGTATCATACCCtttgctttcctcctctttcgcgTCTCCGAACGCGGCGACCGTCTCCGCCACCGTCCATGGATGTATACGGCATCCACTTCAACTACTTCCATTTCTTCTTCATTCTCAcctctctgttctctcttctctctgccttgcgTTATCTGTTGCCCgttggtggtagtggtggtggtggtggtgccgtaACACATCCAAACTGGAACGCCACCTATACGACGCAAACGCCGTCATCACGGAAGGGGCTGTGCGAGCTGGTCCCCTCCTTCCGTGGTTCATTGTAGAGTAGAAGACCCACGGAGGTCATTGTGGGGAGACGCACCGCGTGTTTTTCTATTTTCTGTGCTCTTTGAACACCTTTGCTGAAGGCGTGATTCACCCGACTCGCTGTCAGCTGCGACTTCGTCCAGGTTCTCCTGTCGCAGTCTCGTGTATCAGTCAGAGACTCTTCTTCAAcgctttgtttttctcttctcccggCATAGTTGTCTCTTATAGTTTCTGGTCAGTGTGTCTGTCTACGAGTTTGGATCGTCCGCATCCTCGCTgcgttctcttttcgctctccatatctcttctgcttcttcgAGTTACTCTCTGTTCACTACTTCCCCTCCActcaaccccctcccctgttaCCGCTGGCATACGTGCGCGTGCAAAGGATAGGCTTGAAGAGTAAGTCGTCCTCACCTTATTTGAGTTGCGTTCTTCGACCTGCCGGCTCTTGTGGAATACGCTTGACGTGTATGCAGCGGACtggtgacggcggtggtgcagccaGTATGAGGGTGGGCGAGGCAACCTCGCCGCGCTCGACGCCAAATCTGACACCGAGCTCGTTCCATGGCGAGCTAAACTGCGGCGACGTCCCTGATCATGCGAATggcggtgttggtggtgctAATCCTCAAGGCAGCCTCGtcacctccctcaccccaTCGCCTGCAGTGCGGAGCTCCAGTAGTGCGAAagaggccaccgccgccacgccaATTTACCAAACAAGAAAGCGGATGAAAGGGAGGCCGCAAAATGCGCTCTTCATGCTTGCGTGCACCATGGGTGGCGAAGCTTCCACAGGGACAAACAACTCGCAAGTGGTGGATCTCCGAGCGCTGGACCCATCACCGTGTCCCTCGCGCGAGTCCCACTCGCCTCCGCGGTCTGGCTCTCGACACCATCTCGGCTTGCGCTCCGAGGATGTACCGGCGACACAGATCCTTGATTTCCTGTACCTGGGGAGCGTGAAGGATGCGCAAGATGCCGCCTTCTTGGCAAAACATCAAATTCGCTATATACTCAACGTCTCGCAAGAGGAGTACTGGTCGGTCGATAAGAAGGTGCAGATCTTCACCTTCAATGTGGACGACTCCGCCACGGCCGACATCGCGGCGCTCTTTCAACCCACGCGCGAGCTCATCAACAGCATTCGCGCGCGCTACTACCGCTACGCAGGAAGCGAAAGCTCTACGCggccggcggtgctggtgcacTGTCAAAAAGGCCGCAGTCGCTCCGTGACGATCGTGCTGGCGTACCTCATCTACACGAACGGCTGGTCCGTGGCGGAGGCAATGAAGTATGTCGGTACGCGTCGACCCTGCGCGGAGCCGAACATCGGCTTCATGGAGGAGTTGCggaagctgcaggagagCCTCTCCCCTGAGGAACGCACGAGGCGGTACAGCGAGCTTTGCTGGTTCATGCGCAACCTGAGCGCGGAAACGGCGCAGTCGCAAGTACGGGAGCTATTCGAGAAGCGCATTGGCATAGTGCGACATGTCGTTACCTACGTCGTGGCCGGTAGTGAAGCTGGCAACGTTGGCGACGTTGGCACAACTGAAAAcgctgatggtggtggtttAGTGACAACGCAACATAATGCACGACTCTCCGCGTCTTTGCCGGCAACTCCGTCCCCTAGTGTCATTGGTACCGCGGAGCCTCTGGTGCCTCCTGATCTTGGGGTAATGCCGGGGAAGCAAGCGAGCGGTTTCAATGAGCAGCGTGCAGCCACACATACCGACTCACCCGCGTACAAAGACGCCCGTGACGCTGTGAGCCCGCTCCGCCGTCCGGGCACGGAGAAGACAATGCTGTGCTTTGTCTTCTTCACCTGCCGCGAGGACGTACTAAACGGGATCAAGTCAGGGCAGTTTAAGCAACTGCTTCGCCAGCTCCACCCGGCAACAGGCAAGCAGATCAAGTACGCCACCGGGCCAAAGCTGAAGAAAATGATGGTGGAGCATCAGAGCATATCCGGCAGCTTTGTGCAAGATGTGGCGAGATTCCGCGGTcacgccaccacctcaccaGATGACGAATCAGAAGCGACTGGTGTCGACGGTGCACCCCAGGCAGAAGGAACGGTACCTACTACTAGCaaggcggcagaggagacgcTGTCTGTGTGAACTTCCTCTGCGTCGCACGCTGTGGAAACATTCTGTAGTTTTTAACTTTTCCACTTCCCCCCACACTCCCGTCTGTGTTGCCTAGCAATTCATATGCCACGCAGACATGCGCACTTAAATGTGCAAGCACGCCTCTCCCCAGGCTGTAACGTGCGACTGCTTTCTCCTGCTGAACTGCGCTCCTAGAAGTGCATCTGTACACCTTCTCGTGtatgcttctcttctttctgcgCGTATGTGTCGGCGAGTGTGCTTGGGTGTGAACAGGCACCTACCGGCGTCTTTGTCCGCGCGCGTGTATGGTATGCTGGATAATGGTGAGTCCTTTGCTTGTCGGTGCACAGTAAAACTAGCAGCAGTTATAGAGGCGTTGATGCAGTCGCTCTGCTGTTACCGCAGAGGCCACTGGCCGTGCGtcccttctttttttattgagaaccgcagcagcgatgacTGCACCGGCAGAACACACAAGGCAACGGATGGGGAGAGCAAAGGGCGGGTGTCGAAGCGAGGCGAGAGGGATGTGCTACACGAAGGTCTTGCGCGCAACCCCTCCTCACACTGTAGAGTCTTACTCGCAGCAGCCTTTGCAGAGCACGCGCGTCTGGCGTCAATGCTCCATGAAGTGGGGCCCACCGCCTCCATGTTCGGGAGTTGCTACGCTTGTCGTTTTCTTTGCCTGTCGAGGTCACCCTCTGTGGTTCCTCTGCAAATCCCTTCCCACTTTGCGGTCGTGCTTGGAGCCTCCTTTTTCCCCGTCTAGTGCTTCGCTCCTCATGTGAATACGGGACTCGGCGACTCGTTTGATGCCATCCATGCATTCGCTTTCTTGTGCTTTGTCCCAAGCGCTagttgtctctctctttctctctctcttgcttaaCGCAGGCAAAGGTGCTTGCCAGGTGACCAACCGTTCACACACAAGGCGCCAGacgccagcagcacaacaCGCTATCTGACTCATCACCTGTCGAGATGGCATCGCCGCAGTACTCCACTCCGTATTCAGTGCTGAGCTACCCAACCtacacccctctctccgtggCACCTCTCAAGGGGGATGAATCACCTGCGGGTGACGATGTCTCGCTAGTTCATGTTGCTGTGACGGCGGACGTGGCCCATCAGCACATTAACCCAACGCCTGCGCTTCAACAGCTGTACACGCCATCGACAGCGGCCAATAACGGGACCAGGTGTCCTGCACCAGTCGTCGGGACAGCCTCTCAAGTGCAGTCCGGTAAGCTGTTCTCTGTTGCACCCCACCTCACTCGTGTTAACGCCCCGCTCTATGCCCCATCTGGAGCAGTGAAGGTGGAGCCAATGCTGTACGGTGGTTCTCCACCGCCGGTGTCCGCCGCGCAGCCGTACTACAACGACATTGCTGGCATCCAAGATCGGTCCACAGTGCCCTTGACGCGCCAAtccccttctcgctcccACACCcctgcgctggtggtgggcgGAATTGAGGTGGAGGTCCAGTCCGACGTGGTCTCTATCTCGCAGGCCGCACCAAACTTGTGCGCTTTTCAGAAAGAATGTTACTCTCTTCTGTCGATGTTGAatgcttcctctctcccgcgGCGGATGGCACCGTCACCGAGCACCGCAGTCAACCCTCCCCATCCCCCGCTTTCAGTTGTCACGGACGCTGAGGCCACCTGCGCCGTGACGGGCGCCGTTCGCCGGGAAAGGCAGCCAGTGATCATCCCGTTAGCTCACGCATCGGCATCAACCTTATCTTCCGCGAAAGTCTCGTCACCATCGCCTTCTctggcaggagagagggtagAAATGAAGGCCTCTACAGAGGACTCTGCGCACTCAGCAACGTACGTGCAGCTGATGCAGGAGATGGACGATCTCGCCAGCTTGTTGGAGGGGGAAGGTGAGCTGCCGGGGCAGCGATGTGCGGCATCTCGGCAACATAGTGTGTCTGGCACCACTCCAGCGAAGGGGGCTAGGGGTGACTACGTTGCTTCCATGACTCCAGTGCCGTCTGCGAGGCCGGCAAACTCGCCGACAGACACCCCTGAGAAGCAGTGCCAACCGACGCCTGATACTCACCAGTGCGACCGATCAAGACCACCGTCGTTGCCGCCTCTTCCACCGAGCAGGGGAGAGCTGGTGAACGCCCCTACGAGACCCTTTTGGTCGACCCAGCTGCTGAAGTGGATTGCCTACCTTGTGGAACAGCGGCAGAGCGCGCTGCAACGCATCCAGGCTTTTGAGGACGCTCGCGCACCTAGTCGACGGGGGGCCAGTGTCAGCGCCGTAGCAGACGAATCAGCCACTACCTTATCGCCCTCACCGATCCGGGtgacggaggaggtgctACGATTGCTGCGCTCCCTCGACCCGGCGACCGGTGACGTGGACACGTGGACGGCTAtccagcagcgacacacgtgcacgcgcATGGCTAATCTTCTGGCGGAGATGACAGCGACGGAGGAAAAGGCAATGGCCGATGTCCTGAacgacgctgcagcgggcGCCACGCTGGAACAGGAGAGCACCGTCAAAAAGCTGCCCACCACGATTGAAGCAACATCATCACCGGCGAGTGCTGTCTCGGAGGCATATCGGCAGGACATGATGGTAACCCTTTCGCTTCTTGAACAAATCTCACAGGAGAACAAGGCGCTGAAGCTtcgtgtggaggaggtggaaaCCCAAGCCACAAAGGTGCGCGAGGAGATGGAGCGCGAAAAGGCCGCTAAAGAGGAACTCGGGAAGTACTTCGATCGACTCGCCGCAGATAATAGCAGGCTTACAGCAGAACTGAGTGAGATGGAGGCCAAGCTTCGGAAAacagaggaggtggccaAATCAGTGTCGCAGGAGGAGGTATTGCGCAACCAACTAGACCGTCAGACACTTCACTTGCGCGATGTGCGCGCCGAGCTGGACGACGTGAAGGACGATagcgacgcgctgcggcgcaCTATTCTGCAGCTTCGAGATGCGCTAGTGCGACACCGAGCTGTTATTGATCTGCTgacgcgccgccggcgtGAGCGAgagcacgctgctgctggggtggCGAGGCGATCCGGCAGCCGTCGCGCTCTCAGTCCGGGGATTGAAAGTCCTTTCACGCAACTGATTGAGGATGTTCTCTCCGGTGCCTGCGACCCACCGTCGTTCTCATCGTCCACCGCACCACCCGAGATGAACCATTCATCCGACAATGACGCTGGTGGGGACTCGGATGGGCACACATCCCTTCGGTGAAGTCAGCGCTGGCCAGCCTGTCGTCGCTTGTCGCGGCAGCCACTGTTGTTCGTGTTGTGTTGTTCTTTATGTTTCTCGGCTCCTACCCTTATAGTTGTGTatatgtctgtgtgtgtgtgcgcgcgttaGGCGGAGAAGTTCATGCATAGGGATGTAACATCTTATCCATGCACACCGCACCTGCTTCTCACAAGCCTCTTTTCCATCCGCTGCCCCTCACAACACATCCATGCATAGATGCCTTCCCTCGAGAAGGTCGTTGCGCGAGGCGACTGTCTACCAGTACGAGAATGAAACAGCGCCCAGCCactcacctccccctccacacacacacacacacacacagacgcaaaGTTGTGCGCGCACCGACACCCGGACACCGACGGGTGTATCCGTGCACACCACTTCCCCCTGGCCTCTTCAttctctctgcttgtgctCCCTGTTGAACGAGGCGCCCACCCCCAGTGCGCGGTACATCAGGGTCCAGTGCCctgctctctgtgtggggagaaGCTCAGGTAGCTCGANNNNNNNNNNNNNNNNNNNNNNNNNNNNNNNNNNNNNNNNNNNNNNNNNNNNNNNNNNNNNNNNNNNNNNNNNNNNNNNNNNNNNNNNNNNNNNNNNNNNNNNNNNNNNNNNNNNNNNNNNNNNNNNNNNNNNNNNNNNNNNNNNNNNNNNNNNNNNNNNNNNNNNNNNNNNNNNNNNNNNNNNNNNNNNNNNNNNNNNNNNNNNNNNNNNNNNNNNNNNNNNNNNNNNNNNNNNNNNNNNNNNNNNNNNNNNNNNNNNNNNNNNNNNNNNNNNNNNNNNNNNNNNNNNNNNNNNNNNNNNNNNNNNNNNNNNNNNNNNNNNNNNNNNNNNNNNNNNNNNNNNNNNNNNNNNNNNNNNNNNNNNNNNNNNNNNNNNNNNNNNNNNNNNNNNNNNNNNNNNNNNNNNNNNNNNNNNNNNNNNNNNNNNNNNNNNNNNNNNNNNNNNNNNNNNNNNNNNNNNNNNNNNNNNNNNNNNNNNNNNNNNNNNNNNNNNNNNNNNNNNNNNNNNNNNNNNNNNNNNNNNNNNNNNNNNNNNNNNNNNNNNNNNNNNNNNNNNNNNNNNNNNNNNNNNNNNNNNNNNNNNNNNNNNNNNNNNNNNNNNNNGGCCGAGTTGGGGAGTCGGGGCTCGTGTGTTGTCTGCGATGGCGCGGATGTATTGACGAAGAAAAAATAtatttttttccttcctttgcCCAGCCCCACGTCAACCGCCATCCCCTGCGCCtactctccttccctctttggCTTCCCACAGCTCGATGatgtctgcgtgtgttctTGACGAGTCAGCGAGGGCAATCCTTCAACCAATTTTGGTCAATCCACTCTGCCCATCTTCAGCTGTTGGGATTTTCCGCTCTCTCACTTCTGTCTGCCGACTGTAAAAGAGATGTGCGATGTCGCTGACGAgcagacgacggcgacgtggAGGGCAATAGTGCTGTAAGTCTCACCGAACAGGCCCTACTTTCTCTCGGTAGCCTTTTTCTTCAATTCTGCGTTCTTCCTCGCTCCCTGCACCGAAATAGAGACTGAAAAAAAGGGCCTAACACACGTGACTCTCTTCAAGTGTATCCTTGGCGGCGCCCTGCATAGGGGATAACGCGCCCAGCGGAGTGATGCGCTTTGCTGTCTAGGTTGGGCCTGCTCCTCTCTACCGCACGGGAGCTTCCCCATTCTCGCTGGTCCGTGCGCTTCTTTCCCGTTTCTTCACGTCTGCCTAATGCGTTCGCCCTTCCCCGGACATTTGTATCTTCGCTGTCGTCTCTCCCTTGGGCCTTACCCGTCTTTTCCCACTTCAATTGCCGCACTCCGGTGTTATACACCCTCTCTGCCGCACGgtgcaagggggggggcactgaagagtgggcgtgtgtgtctatgTAATTGTGTGGGCGCTCGTGCTAGTACGTCTGCTAGATCGCTctttgttgctcttcttctct belongs to Leishmania panamensis strain MHOM/PA/94/PSC-1 chromosome 8 sequence and includes:
- a CDS encoding hypothetical protein (TriTrypDB/GeneDB-style sysID: LpmP.08.0110); its protein translation is MASPQYSTPYSVLSYPTYTPLSVAPLKGDESPAGDDVSLVHVAVTADVAHQHINPTPALQQLYTPSTAANNGTRCPAPVVGTASQVQSGKLFSVAPHLTRVNAPLYAPSGAVKVEPMLYGGSPPPVSAAQPYYNDIAGIQDRSTVPLTRQSPSRSHTPALVVGGIEVEVQSDVVSISQAAPNLCAFQKECYSLLSMLNASSLPRRMAPSPSTAVNPPHPPLSVVTDAEATCAVTGAVRRERQPVIIPLAHASASTLSSAKVSSPSPSLAGERVEMKASTEDSAHSATYVQLMQEMDDLASLLEGEGELPGQRCAASRQHSVSGTTPAKGARGDYVASMTPVPSARPANSPTDTPEKQCQPTPDTHQCDRSRPPSLPPLPPSRGELVNAPTRPFWSTQLLKWIAYLVEQRQSALQRIQAFEDARAPSRRGASVSAVADESATTLSPSPIRVTEEVLRLLRSLDPATGDVDTWTAIQQRHTCTRMANLLAEMTATEEKAMADVLNDAAAGATLEQESTVKKLPTTIEATSSPASAVSEAYRQDMMVTLSLLEQISQENKALKLRVEEVETQATKVREEMEREKAAKEELGKYFDRLAADNSRLTAELSEMEAKLRKTEEVAKSVSQEEVLRNQLDRQTLHLRDVRAELDDVKDDSDALRRTILQLRDALVRHRAVIDLLTRRRREREHAAAGVARRSGSRRALSPGIESPFTQLIEDVLSGACDPPSFSSSTAPPEMNHSSDNDAGGDSDGHTSLR
- a CDS encoding dual-specificity protein phosphatase, putative (TriTrypDB/GeneDB-style sysID: LpmP.08.0100) produces the protein MGGEASTGTNNSQVVDLRALDPSPCPSRESHSPPRSGSRHHLGLRSEDVPATQILDFLYLGSVKDAQDAAFLAKHQIRYILNVSQEEYWSVDKKVQIFTFNVDDSATADIAALFQPTRELINSIRARYYRYAGSESSTRPAVLVHCQKGRSRSVTIVLAYLIYTNGWSVAEAMKYVGTRRPCAEPNIGFMEELRKLQESLSPEERTRRYSELCWFMRNLSAETAQSQVRELFEKRIGIVRHVVTYVVAGSEAGNVGDVGTTENADGGGLVTTQHNARLSASLPATPSPSVIGTAEPLVPPDLGVMPGKQASGFNEQRAATHTDSPAYKDARDAVSPLRRPGTEKTMLCFVFFTCREDVLNGIKSGQFKQLLRQLHPATGKQIKYATGPKLKKMMVEHQSISGSFVQDVARFRGHATTSPDDESEATGVDGAPQAEGTVPTTSKAAEETLSV